The Anaerolineales bacterium region TTACCAAGGTGGGATACACCGGCCGGTTAAAGGCTAACAACGCGGCGCGGCTCCAGTAGAAAAGATTGACAACGGTATAGCCAATGGCCAGGATGACCAGGGGCGCGTACGCCGGCAAGAAGTCCGGGCCTTGCATGAGCCCAATGATATTTCGGCCAAAGAAAACCAGAACAACCGCCACGGGCAGGGAATACAAAGCCGCCAGGAACGAACCACGGCGCAACACGCCACGCACCGCCTTCCAATTGTCCTGCGCTACCGCACGCGAAAGCTCCGGGTAGGTTGTGGAGGGCAATGGACTGATTGGAATTTGCAACAAGCCGATCAGGCTGCGAGCAACCGAATAGATGCCGCCGCTGGCATTGCCCAGGAACGCGTTCACCCACAGGTCTTCGCTGTCTTTGGCCACGAGGCTCACGGTGGCGCTCAGGTTGGTGCTGAAGGCAAAGGTCAGCAGGCTGCGGCGGTCGCTCTGCAGCACGCTGATCGGCGTGCGCCACCAGCCCGCGCCCCACTCGCGCTGGGCGGTGTGCAGGGCCAGCGCCGTCACCGCCAGCGAGCGCAGCAAACGGCCAGCCAGCTCGGCCAGGATCATTTGCATAAGGCCACCGCCTGCGAAAAACACACCCACGGTAAGCCCCAGACGCAACAGGCTCTGGCACACATCAATGACAGACTTGGCATCAAAGCGATTGAACACCTGCAAAATGCCATCAGAGCTGTCATACGCCAGGTTGATAAGCACCAGGCTGCCGTACAACACAAACAGAGTCTCTACGCCGCTCTGGTCCGAAAAAAGCTCGACGCCCATCGGAGCAAGGATGCAGATCAAAGCAAAGGCTACCAACGCACCGCCGCTCTCCAGCATCGCCGCTAGTTTGTACACCGCGGCAGCCTTCTGCGGCTCGTTGCGCTCCACATATAAGCGCACATACTTGACCACCAGCTCGTCGATACGAAAGGCGGTGAAGCGGTTGATCACATTGGTGAAGGCCGCCATGGCCGCCAGCAGACCCACACCGGAGGCCAGCAGCACGCGTGCCTGGAATATGTTCTGCACAAAGCCAATACCGGCCGTGACCACGGTGGCGCTGACCAAATAGCTGGAGTTGCGCAAAATACGGCGCATGAACTCCGAATCAAAGACACGCAGATAGAGCTTATTGAGTTTATCGAAGGGACTGCGCTGCATACTAATCCGTGTTGATCTGGCTGGCCCAGCTGTGCTCCTGCCGGTACCAAGCCACCATGCGACCAATGCCTTCCTGCAGGCCCACCGCCGGCTCCCAGCCCAGCAGCTGCCCAGCCTTGCTGACATCGGCCCAATTGGCCATCATGTCAGCCTTGTCAAAGGGGCCGTGCTCAATGGTGGCCTTCTTGCCCACCGCCTCTTCCATCATAGTGATGAGCTGGTTGATGGAAATGGTCTCGTGGCCGCCCAGATTGATGATCTCGTAACCCAACGGCTTGAGCGCCAGAATGGTGCCACGCGCAATATCATCCAGATACGTAAAACCGCGCTTCTGCTCGCCGTCGCCATTCACCAGCACCGGGCGGCCTTCACTGATCCATTGCATGAAACGGAACATGGACATGTTCGGGCGGCCCGCCGGGCCATACACAGTGAAGTAGCGCACTACGGAGACATCAATGCCATGCAAGTAA contains the following coding sequences:
- a CDS encoding oligosaccharide flippase family protein, coding for MQRSPFDKLNKLYLRVFDSEFMRRILRNSSYLVSATVVTAGIGFVQNIFQARVLLASGVGLLAAMAAFTNVINRFTAFRIDELVVKYVRLYVERNEPQKAAAVYKLAAMLESGGALVAFALICILAPMGVELFSDQSGVETLFVLYGSLVLINLAYDSSDGILQVFNRFDAKSVIDVCQSLLRLGLTVGVFFAGGGLMQMILAELAGRLLRSLAVTALALHTAQREWGAGWWRTPISVLQSDRRSLLTFAFSTNLSATVSLVAKDSEDLWVNAFLGNASGGIYSVARSLIGLLQIPISPLPSTTYPELSRAVAQDNWKAVRGVLRRGSFLAALYSLPVAVVLVFFGRNIIGLMQGPDFLPAYAPLVILAIGYTVVNLFYWSRAALLAFNRPVYPTLVNLAGMVLKVAGVFLVAPYGAVGFAALLSGYYIFTVGLSVLRINQDLRHHLAPAAA